In the genome of Mytilus edulis chromosome 3, xbMytEdul2.2, whole genome shotgun sequence, one region contains:
- the LOC139514568 gene encoding uncharacterized protein isoform X1, which produces MEAETISHSNDFNTKMKLLLCVLGLICIVYAQRGDIGFFEDDVDDFNAPVDNWDEDRGDGWGYHTPTWEAGTGPLVSAQAFDTQPFDHQTFDHQAFPATNIQYPQKDIYDFTEGNYGYIGQLGKHCKVIKEYGKRINYHEIYQSYNDGGSYNKGYPSSIGLQQFPSYAENHFNYQNSHQGDNTLSTVPFTAAGGAVPLTSMLTGPTLSIGGFPSYTDIKNQYYQNNNEIPNSLSTAPGTNMGFVAPSVAAFSSPVSNAGFSGNDNSYH; this is translated from the exons ATGGAAGCCGAGACAATTTCACATTCAAATGATTTCAAT ACTAAAATGAAATTGCTTCTATGCGTATTGGGATTGATTTGTATAGTATATGCTCAAAGAGGTGATATAGGCTTCTTTGAAGACGACGTTGATGATTTTAATGCCCCTGTAGATAACTGGGACGAAGATCGTGGAGATGGATGGGGATATCACACCCCAACATGGGAAGCTGGAACAGGGCCGTTAGTTAGTGCTCAAGCATTCGACACTCAACCATTCGACCATCAAACATTCGACCACCAAGCATTCCCCGCAACAAATATACAGTATCCACAAAAGGACATTTATGATTTTACTGAAGGGAATTATGGATATATTGGACAAC tAGGCAAACACTGCAAAGTGATTAAAGAATATGGTAAGCGTATCAATTATCATGAAATATACCAATCATACAACGATGGCGGCTCTTATAACAAAGGATATCCAAGTTCCATTGGACTTCAACAATTTCCGTCATACGCAGAGAACCACTTTAACTACCAGAACAGCCATCAAGGCGACAATACCTTATCGACAGTTCCCTTCACAGCTGCGGGTGGTGCTGTTCCTCTAACATCTATGCTTACAGGTCCAACATTATCGATTGGCGGTTTTCCTTCATACACAGACATTAAGAATCAATACTATCAGAACAATAATGAAATCCCTAATAGCTTATCTACCGCTCCGGGAACAAACATGGGTTTTGTTGCGCCATCGGTAGCTGCTTTCAGCTCACCAGTATCGAACGCAGGGTTTTCAGGAAACGACAACTCTTACCACTGA